TCAGATCGACCCGCGCCTGGCGATGGCTTGGACGGCCCTGGTGACGCTGATCTTCCTGCGCGTCTACGCCTGGGGCCCGCGCGCGCGGCGCATGCGGGCCCGGCTGCGCGTCCGGGGCCCGGGCCGAACGTGGAAGTGGCTGCTGGCGACGGTGCCGGCCATGATGGTGCTGCCGCACGCGCTGTGGGTGGCGCTGCTCTCGTTCGGGCTGGCGCGCGAGGCGCCCCTCCCGGACATGATCACCAGGTTCGCGGAAAAGCCGTACGGCGAGCTGGCCTTCTGGATCCTGGCGCTCGCCGCGCTGCCGCTGGTGGAGGAGTTCGCGTTCCGGGGATGGATCCAGCGGCCGCTGGAGCGGGTGATGGGGAGCGACGCCGCCATCGCCGCGTCGGCGCTGCTGTTTTCGCTGATGCACATGCAGGCCGACGCGTTCCCCGTGCGGCTGGCGGGAGGGCTGGTTCTGGGGTACGCCGTGTTCGCCAGCCGCTCGCTCTGGGCCGGGCTGGTGCTTCACGCGGCGTGGAACGCGGGCGTGCTCGCCATCACCCTGCTGGAGTGGCCGCCCGACCCCACGGGCAAGGGATGGGCGTGGGGCGCCCCGGCGGCCGCCGTCACCCTGGTGGCGATGGTGTGGTGCGCCTGGTGCGTCAAGAAGATGCAGGACGACGCGGGGCGGCCGCCGCTCGGCCGAGCAGCCGCCAGCGGCAGCCCCGTGGCGTCGTCGTGAGCCTCAGGCCTGGTGCTCGGGCCCGTACTCCTGCCGCAGCTCGTTGACCCACCCCGGCTGCGACAGCCCGCGGTCGACGAAGCCCCGGCCCACGCAGTCCAGCACGCACGTGGCGGTCTGGCCGCGCGACGCCTGCGGCAGGTCGTGAACGAGCACCGAGAGTGCCGCCGAGGCCACGTGCCGGTCTACCACATGGTCCAGCTTGGCCGCGTACTGCACGTACCAGTTGCGCAGCCGCCGCACCGTGGGCGAGTACGGGGCGGTGCCCAGCAGGAACTTCTTGAGCCCGGTGGGGCTCATCCCGATCTCCCTCGCCACGCTGCGCAGGGAGGTGTTCTCCACGCGCCCCGCGGCCGTCTCCCGCAGGTGCTTGATCGTGGCGCTTCGGGGATCACTGATCGTCTGGTCCTTCATGTTCGACATTCCCTATCCTGGGTGGAACCACGAGTGCAGTCGGCGCCGTTCCTACCACCTATTCTAATACCGAACATTTCCCGAAGCAAGGGCCGGCAGGTGCCGTAAAGGTGCACGCGGTGCACACTTAGCGCACATTCACAGGCCGGGGCCGCACTCCCTGCCGGTGCTAAACACCCCCCGCACAATCGGTTCGGACGGTGGCGGGTGCAGTGTGGACGGGCGTGAACTCCGATTTGTGGTCAGCTGTCTACTTTTGACCATGCGTGGCCGATTATGTGCGTCGGCACGGGCGCGGAAATCCGGATTCCCGTGTTCGGCATCCGCCGCCGGGAGCGCGTGGACCGGGGATTCTACGCTGGAAACGTTCCTCCCGCATCCCCCGATCTCGCCTCGTGCCGGATGCGTCCATTTGTAACGATCCTCAGGCCAGGACGCGCCGGGGCACTCCCCGGCACGGAACCGGCGCCCACGGCGCAGGATGAACCCCGAAGTGCCGGCCGCGGCGTCCGTGGCCCTCGTGACCCCGACCGAACCCATGCGCGCCGAAGAAACGCCCGCGGCTCCCGCCGCCACGACCGAACCTGCGCCCGCCGGCTGGCGCCCCGCCCTGCGTGCCGTCGGCCCGGGTGGGGACGATGCCACCGCGCCCGGGGCTCCCCCGCGCGCCGTGAGGCCGCAGCCCGTTCCTCCCGGTGCGGAGGTGGAGCACCCCTCGCTCTACTTCAACCGCGAGCTGGGGCTGCTGGACTTCAACTGGCGCGTGCTGCACCAGGCGCGCGACGAGCGCACGCCCCTGCTGGAGCGGGTGCGGTTCCTGGCCATCACCAGCGGCAACCT
This window of the Longimicrobium sp. genome carries:
- a CDS encoding type II CAAX endopeptidase family protein; the encoded protein is MHNIHGKRPPRASTLSVRIGAGLATAGWGLLIWMFWQTLLVGFTFQIDPRLAMAWTALVTLIFLRVYAWGPRARRMRARLRVRGPGRTWKWLLATVPAMMVLPHALWVALLSFGLAREAPLPDMITRFAEKPYGELAFWILALAALPLVEEFAFRGWIQRPLERVMGSDAAIAASALLFSLMHMQADAFPVRLAGGLVLGYAVFASRSLWAGLVLHAAWNAGVLAITLLEWPPDPTGKGWAWGAPAAAVTLVAMVWCAWCVKKMQDDAGRPPLGRAAASGSPVASS